A stretch of the Deltaproteobacteria bacterium genome encodes the following:
- the ruvX gene encoding Holliday junction resolvase RuvX, with translation MKILGLDYGTKRIGVAVSDDLGITARGLSTIERKGLEGDILVIVNLVRELGAGKIILGYPITLSGEEGVACERVRKFAGVLESKLDIPVILWDETLSTVEAESILRESAVKWKKRKKVIDSLAAAIILQGYLDHVANGASS, from the coding sequence ATGAAGATACTTGGCCTTGACTATGGAACGAAGAGGATCGGTGTCGCCGTCAGCGACGATCTCGGCATCACGGCACGAGGGTTGAGCACCATCGAGCGCAAGGGGCTCGAAGGGGACATCCTCGTGATCGTCAATCTGGTGAGGGAACTGGGTGCCGGGAAAATTATCCTGGGATACCCCATCACACTTTCCGGCGAAGAGGGGGTCGCCTGTGAGCGTGTCAGAAAATTCGCCGGGGTCCTGGAGTCGAAGCTAGACATTCCCGTCATCCTCTGGGATGAAACGCTGTCGACGGTGGAGGCCGAATCGATCCTGAGAGAATCTGCGGTGAAATGGAAAAAACGGAAAAAGGTCATCGACAGCCTGGCGGCGGCGATCATTCTTCAGGGGTACCTTGACCATGTTGCAAACGGGGCGTCATCATGA